A window from Ardenticatena maritima encodes these proteins:
- a CDS encoding AIR synthase family protein: protein MSAASSDHLGKLPPNLLESTILARLGAPRPEVLVPPRVGVDTGVIALDAQRVLVSTTDPIAAIERLGMEASAWLSVQLVASDLATSGLPPMYAIPTLAFPPHMSDAQMRRYWDAMHAAFAELGVAVVTGHTGRYEGVMGPIVGSLTMLAVGERDRLVVSTEMAQPGDRLLVTKGIALSAVGYFSHLFPNFLRHMCDAELLQRAQAMLWQLSTVRDALTAVRVGVGDAGVSAMHDATEGGVLGGIAELALGVGVGVRVDKAALPLSEEAACICRAFDLDPLITLSEGTLILAVRPHRVAAVQQALADEGIAAFDVGELRPREEGLMLVDVDGERPFTPPREDPYWRAYAWAVEQKLT, encoded by the coding sequence GTGAGTGCCGCATCCAGCGACCACCTGGGCAAACTGCCCCCCAATCTGCTGGAAAGCACCATTCTCGCCCGTTTGGGAGCGCCGCGTCCCGAAGTGCTGGTGCCGCCGCGGGTGGGTGTGGATACGGGCGTGATTGCACTGGACGCCCAGCGTGTGCTTGTCAGCACCACTGACCCCATCGCCGCTATTGAACGTCTGGGGATGGAAGCCTCCGCCTGGTTGTCGGTCCAACTGGTCGCGTCCGATTTGGCGACAAGTGGGTTGCCGCCCATGTACGCTATCCCCACGTTGGCTTTTCCCCCGCACATGAGCGATGCACAGATGCGCCGCTATTGGGACGCTATGCACGCGGCTTTTGCCGAATTGGGGGTTGCCGTTGTGACGGGGCACACCGGGCGGTATGAGGGCGTCATGGGGCCCATCGTGGGGAGTCTGACGATGTTGGCGGTGGGGGAACGCGACCGGCTGGTGGTCTCCACCGAGATGGCGCAGCCGGGCGATCGCCTGCTCGTGACGAAGGGGATTGCGTTGTCGGCGGTGGGCTATTTCAGCCATCTGTTTCCCAATTTTCTGCGCCACATGTGCGATGCCGAGTTGCTTCAACGTGCGCAAGCCATGCTCTGGCAGTTGAGCACCGTGCGCGATGCGTTGACAGCGGTGCGTGTCGGGGTGGGCGATGCGGGGGTGAGCGCCATGCACGACGCGACCGAAGGGGGTGTGCTGGGCGGGATTGCTGAGTTGGCGTTGGGCGTGGGGGTAGGTGTGCGGGTGGACAAAGCCGCTTTGCCGCTGAGCGAGGAAGCGGCGTGTATTTGCCGTGCGTTCGATCTCGACCCGTTGATCACGCTGAGCGAAGGCACGTTGATTCTGGCAGTACGCCCGCACCGCGTGGCGGCGGTTCAACAGGCGCTGGCTGATGAAGGCATAGCCGCCTTTGACGTTGGCGAATTGCGCCCGCGTGAAGAAGGGTTGATGCTTGTGGATGTAGACGGGGAGCGTCCATTCACGCCGCCGCGGGAAGACCCCTATTGGCGCGCTTATGCGTGGGCGGTTGAACAGAAGTTGACATGA